A window of Benincasa hispida cultivar B227 chromosome 9, ASM972705v1, whole genome shotgun sequence genomic DNA:
CATAACAGTAGGATTTGGAAATTCCTCATCATAGGTGACAAACAATCCAACAAGGCAAAAGATGGATGCCATTGAATTTAAATGCAAATAGTACCATAAACATTTTGTAAACGTGCTACAGCCTAGACCCGTAGTCATGATAATTTACCGAACTTTTTATCCCGGTGTACGTCACACGGTCCAAAATTGACAAGAAAAAATTAGGAtgtctaaataaataaaataagacaaaaacaaaaagtattTAGAAGTTCTTCTTACGATAGCTACTTACTCAACttcttttgctaatgaacaaGAAATATGTCTCTGTAAGAAGAGCAACTCACTAAACTCAAATTTTTCATTAACAGCCTCTAGCCAATTCCCAGCCTCCTTTCTTCACTTCAGTCACATAACATAAgactataatataaaataaaagtccGAGTGCGTGTTTAACTTCAAACGTTAAATGAATGAATTACCCCAAAGATCCTATGAATACACAATCTACCAGCATATTCAAAAGCAAAGATTGAGATTTGAAAACTTTCCCTGTAATTTCTAGAAAGCTAAGACTGAAGCTTCATTATAAAAatgagaattaaaaataaaattctgcCTCTCAAGACTCAATCCACCCCACCCCAAGGAGAAAATGGGAAAAGACGCTATGAAACTAATAGTTGTAGAAACATACACGAAAGACAGAGGTTTTCTTTACCAGCAGCTACTGCctgttttaaaattataaataaatacgtAAATAAAGATATTTAACCATCTTCTGTGGCTTTAATATTCCTTGATGTCATGTCTTTAATTGATatcaaatgaataaataataGATTAGATATCCATTGAATATAGAAGGTTAAATTAAGAGTTTAGTCCATGAACTATGAGATTACAAACCTACTTCATCAgctttcaaaattattaaaatttcagGAATCCACTACAcaataatttaaaagtttaggaccccattggaatttttttaagttaatttgaatttgtcAATGACTCGTTCAAATCCTATTAAACACCAAATTAGAAGTTTAGTgacttattagacacaaaattaatatTCTCAAAGTAGTTCAGATAGCTCTGCAGCTGGTGAATGCACCAAGCAAACTTGAAGTTCGAGCTCAATGCTGCAGAACTAACCAATTAATGCTATAATAATTGTGAATGTCACTTCCATTTCTAAAGGGCTTATCTTCAATAACGGGGGGCGGAGAAGGGTTATGGCGCGCAACTGACCTTGATAAGCCTCGTTGATTTCCTGAAATCTGGAAGTAGCACCGTCTTTATCTTTCTGCTTGTCAGGATGCCATTTCTACACACAATccaaccaaaaatcaaaagctaGTAgatagaaagaagaagaagaagaagaaaagctgcGGATAAACAATTAGAGAAAGAGAACGAACCAAAGCCAATCGTATGTAATTGGATCGGATGTCATCGTCTGTAGCATCGTAATCTACCTCCAAGATTTTGTAGTAATCCTAGAAATAGAAAGAGGCGGaggtaagaagaagaagattgggagaaataggcattagaagaagagagaagaagtaATTGAAAAAACCTTGGGTTTAACAATGGcggaaaagaaatcaaaattgatgtGGGAATATTGATGATCGGAGTCGGGTTGTCGATCGGAGTCGGTAACACAGTCTTGCCAGGCGCCCGACATGTTGCTGGAGTGTTTGGCATCCGGGAAAATGGAGAGAATTGCGGTTCCTCGAGatgattgatgatgttattCATTGCGAAGTGGGTTTGGGGAAGCCGGTGGTCCTGCTCTGTCTATTTTTGCTTTATTGGGCCTgggctttttttcttttcttttgtcttTTTTACATCAGGCCTAAAAGAAACCATTTAGGAACGTTTCGCACGCAAGTTTAGGATTTCCGTAAATGTTAAGATTAGAGGTTAGGCTCTCAAGTTTATGTAGtttgattttgagaaaattgTGTTTCCAGTGCAGGTTAGgaagaaatattttcttatatttaatcagtagttgaattttatattagtttaaaattatcatcttaattatattattataaataataatctaaCAAAATCAGAagcatatttgtttttttaattttgaaatagatatttgactaaaattataattttatttaatttattattttaataatttgatatttcgATTTTACtaggttttgaaataaaacGTTATATAGACTTTTGtcactttaactaatttaaattagaGTTTCCCACGCATAGCTTAAAATATACTTGAATACACAATTGCAGGCGGCtattattttacacaaaaaaacTAGTCCAATTTACTTTTTAGCCCTATTtactattcattttttattaaaaatgtgtCTGTATAATAAcatcaacaataataataataatacgaAAATAAGCATATAAGAGATGTTTCTTGAAGTGATCGATTTACAGCTaggagaaatttaaaaaaaaaaaaaaaaaaaaaaaaaaaaaaaagttctcctAAAATAAGGAAACATATAAGCAAAGAAGGGAAGTGAGAGAATTTAAACAGAtaatctaataaataataatagttaaaaagaacaaatttcaaatgaaaacaaaactagaagaaagagaaagtgtattttaaaaaatatatattgttgtAATTAAATTAAGGGGACTGACttagaaaaaaactatttttcaaaaattcatttttatctaAACACTAGTGATTAAAAGAAACTTCTTCAAATAAAGGTACACATATGTTTGACAACTATttcttaaaagtatttttatatacaagttgAAATAAATACCCTTTTTAAACACGCATACTCCTTagtatattcttttttttctttttctttttctttttttataaacaaatgacCCTTTCAGGGACACCATTATGATTAATGACTTACCGTATACAAACGTGTAAAATTAAAGTTGGCAAAAATTCTCATTGAGTCGGGTCCTGTGGATACTCACCCTCCCCACTCACTTTAGGataagtaggagattgttggggatgatgccctaaactctcgtgtcttgtagtttgtaaacatagttttgaacaaacgattgtgatgtataatatataatatttccTTCACTTATTTGTCTATAaacatttgatgttttatttgctttaccatgaaccaataaactaaaatctctggttgtcgtttgtaacttaagcatgtatgtggagacatacaagtggatcatgtcttaagtgataaccaaaatggtctgtagtatatgaatatatgaggaaaaccttatcctagtaacgctacggatgcaacccactttgtagaatagttacaagtgttgtaacttgctacagatggtctgatcctgatcattcatgtggggacatgcgagcagggcatcttatacaaagagtttg
This region includes:
- the LOC120084945 gene encoding chaperone protein DnaJ-like, which produces MSGAWQDCVTDSDRQPDSDHQYSHINFDFFSAIVKPKDYYKILEVDYDATDDDIRSNYIRLALKWHPDKQKDKDGATSRFQEINEAYQVLSDPSRRQEYDEKGMLYVNDDNIVDYLKRYKSLILTCNGLGMKYSIW